ACCGGTACAACAGGAGGAAGTACTTATGTTTTGGATAGTGAACTGTTCAACTCCGACCGTATTTTCAGTGGCAGGCTTTCTTATGCAAAGGGAGGATATATCGTAAGGATGATCAAATGGATATTAGGCGATGATGCATTTTATCAGGCTTTGAAAGACTATCATGCAAGACCGAATTTAGCGTATGGGTATGCAAGTACAGCAGATTTTAAAACTTCATTTTTACAGTCTTCAGGAAAAGATCTTACCGAATTTTTCAATGACTGGCTGTACGGACAGGGATATCCTACTTATACCATCAAATGGAAGCAGACCGGAAATCAGATTCTATTTAAAGCCGGGCAGACACAAAGTAATGCTTCTGTAAGCTTTTTTGAAATGCCCTTACCGATCAAGGTGAACGGAACAGGAGGGCAGACCGCTTATTTAGTCCTCAATCATACATCCAATAATCAGGGCTTTCTGGAAACGGTTCCTTTCCCTGTTGCCAGTGTTCAGTTTAATTATGAGAATCAGATCCTTGAAAGAAACTCTACCGTGGTTCAGGATAATACATTAAGTGTTTCTTCCGTGGAAAAAGAAGATTTTGCATTATACCCAAATCCGGCAAAAAATGAATTGTATTTAAAAGGGGTTAACCGATCAACCGATTATTCAATTCATTCTGTTGATGGAAAGCTGATCAGAAAGGATGTCTATCAGCCAGGGAAATCAATAGGAATTGCAGAACTTGTTCCCGGCACTTATATCTTCACTGTTCAGGAAAAGAATATCAAGTTTTTAAAGCATTAAAAATGCTATATAATAACAACAAAAACGGGCATTATACCCGTTTTTGTTGTTTACGACATAGATCTCAAAAAAGCGGATAATAAAAATAATGTGATCGTTCGGCAGAAGTTATGGCATATAATAATTCCATTGTAAAATAATTAATGGGTTAAACATATAATAAAGGATATTCAGATCAGAAAGCTTTTGTGTTTTTTGACAGCGATAGCAGCCCTTTTTCTGGCAGTTTTCACTTTATATCTGAACCATTTTTCTTTGAAGATTTTCCGCATGATATTGTCAAAATTCCGGGTAACTACCATATTTTTAAAACCCCTCCATTTTTCGAGAAGGCTTGAAGGAAGAGCTCTTACAGAAACAGAATACCCTTCGGTTTCATATTGAATGTAATGCCACCATCCGGACGGAATATAAAGGGTTTCACCGGGTTTTAAAACCGCTTCGTAGCCATCTAAATAAAGCAAGGCTGGAAATTCTCTGTAATCAGGATCTTTGATGTTCGGTAAGCTGTGAAAATTGTAAGGTAGCTTATACATCAGGTCAGATTGTTTCCATGGAAAAAGCCAGATTCTTTTAATTCCTTGAAACTGAGTAATAAAAACATGGGACATGTCAATATCAATGTGATTTCTGGTAATAGATCCTTCACCTCCGAAGAACATAAAAGGCAGCCATTTTAATATTTTTCCGTTCGTAACATCATTATAATGAATATCGTTTTTGAGTTCAGGCCTGATGTTGAGCAAGTTGAATAAAAAAAGTCTGTTTTCTGTAGGTGCTGTACTTATCATATCCAGATATTCTGAAAAAGAGGTCTGTCCGACAGGGCTGCTGGCCACTTTGTCCAGAGATTCAAGTTCACTTCCATAAATATTAATCTCATGATCTCCTGCAATTTCCTTGAAGTATGCATAATTCCATTTCTTAAAGGCTGGACTTTCAGGATCTACAAAATCTTCCATAACAACAGGAAAACCGGGCTTCATATGATTATTTATAAAACTTTCGGAACTTATTTTCTTTACTTTTTCTATTGGGGTCAGTCTCATATTCCTGAATTTTAAAAAACAAATATACTTATTATCCTACTAAATTTGTAGACTAATATTGTTAAAAGTAAATATGCAGTCATATTTTCACAATAAAACGTATAAACGTTAATATATTACTGCCTTTTTATTAAATTAGCGCATCTAAAAAATTTACTAAAAATGATCTCTGAAAAATATCTTCAACATTTACAGAACGAACTGCAAAACATTGAAAATGACGGTCTTTTCAAAAAAGAAAGAATCATCACTTCGCAGCAGAGTGCTGAAATTGAAGCCAACGGAAAGAAACTTCTGAACTTCTGTGCAAACAATTATCTAGGTTTATCCAACAATCCGGAGGTGATGAAAGCTTCCCAGGACATGATAGAATCTCATGGTTACGGTATGTCTTCGGTACGTTTCATCTGTGGTACACAGGATATTCACAAGCAGTTGGAGAAAAAGATTGCAGATTTCTTAGGTCTTGAGGACACTATTTTATATGCGGCATGTTTTGATGCGAACGGAGGTGTTTTTGAGCCTTTATTTACTGAAGAAGATGCAATTATTTCAGATGAACTGAACCATGCTTCCATTATTGATGGTGTACGTTTGTGTAAATCGGCAAGATACCGTTACAAAAACAATAATATGGCTGATCTGGAAGCTCAGCTAATTGCTGCTTCTGAAAAGGATCACCGTTTCAAAATCATCGTTACAGACGGGGTTTTCTCTATGGATGGTATTGTAGCAGACCTGAAAGGGGTATGTGATCTTGCAGACAAATACAATGCTTTGGTTATGGTAGATGATTCCCATGCTACAGGTTTTATTGGTAAAACAGGCCGTGGAACTCATGAGGCTAATGAAGTAATGGGTAGAGTGGATATCATTACTTCTACATTAGGAAAAGCTTTAGGGGGTGCTTTAGGAGGGTTTACTTCCGGTAAAAAAGAGATCATTGATATGCTGAGACAGCGTTCACGTCCTTATTTATTCTCCAATTCATTGGCACCTGGTATTGTTGGGGCTGCCTTGAAAGTTTTGGATATGATTTCTGAAGATACTTCACTTCGTGATCAGGTAATGGAAAACGCTGAATATTTCAGAAAAGAAATGGTGGCTAGAGGATTTGATATTCCTGAGGGCGATGCTGCGATTGTCCCGGTTATGTTGTATGATGCACCTCTTGCTCAGAAAATGGCTGAAAAGCTTATGGATGAAGGTATTTACGTGATCGGATTCTTCTATCCGGTAGTACCGAAAGGAAAAGCAAGGATCAGAGTACAACTTTCTGCAGCCCATACAAAAGAACATCTTGATAAAGCGATTGCCGGTTTTGAGAAAGTGGGCAAGGAGCTTGGTGTTATTTCTTAATTAAAATATTAAATCATTAAAAAACAGGTTTATGAAAAAAATACTTCTGATCATCGGGTTTGTATATTTTCAAAGTTTCTCTGCACAGAGCATTATGGATTTCGATCTTAAAAATGTAGAATTGCAGGGAATGAAACCTGCTGCAATAGATGAAGAAATGAAAAGTATCGGGATAACAAAAATTCCTTTTTTAACGGATAATCCCGATATTATTTCAAAAATAGAAGATCCGGAAACAACAGCTACTATCAAAAATTTCTACACTTTTACGTATAATAATTCCAGAAAAGATGATGGTGGTGTAATGGTGTATGAGTTTAAAACAAAAAAAGACCTGGATGCATTTCTTGCCAGAAATTTTGAACAATCCAACAGCAGGATTTTAGTAAAAGGTCTGTTCTGCATCAATATCTGGAGCGATTACGGCCTGAATGTGAAAGGAAAGGAAACCAGTGAAGATCACCTTAATAAGCTGGAGAAATACTACACCAATCTGGGTGCAAAAAGAGTAAAGCTACAAGAAATGCAGCCTACAGACGTTACGGATCAATAATTTATATCTACTGATGCTTTATACAATAATCAAAGCGCTGCATATCATTTTTATGGTAAGCTATTTTGCGGGAATTTTCTATCTCGTAAGAATTTTCGTCTACTATAAAGATACAGACGAATTTGCTGAAGAAAAAAAGAAAATCCTTAGAGAACAGTACACATTCATGGCCAGAAGACTATGGAATATTATCACTGTTCCGGCCGGTATAATCATGGCAGTCTGTGGAATTGTCATGATATTTCTGAATACAGGGCTGATGAAAATGCCGTGGTTTCATTTGAAACTGACTTTTCTGATCGGGCTTGCCATTTATCATTATTGGTGCTGGAAAAAAGTCCTGAAACTCAAAGAACTGAACGGAGAAACTATAGAAACACCTAATATTAAACTGAGACAAGCCAATGAGATCGCTACCTTCATTCTGTTCCTTGTGGTGTTTACTGTGATCCTGAAATCTTCAGTGATTGAATATTGGTGGCAATTAATCACCGGATTTTTCGTTCTTGTATTTCTGATCATGATGACGGTGAAACTCGTTAATAAAAATAAAAAAAACAAATAACTGTAGAAGTAAGATCTATACATGAATACGTAAAATACACGAATACATATATACATCTTTTCTGCATTGTACAAAAAACTATGATTGCAATTTTAAAGAAGGAACTCTGGAGTTACTTTGGAAACTGGAGTGCGTGGGTCATTATTGGCGCATTCAGTTTGATAACCGCTCTTTTCCTGTTTTTTTTCGAGAATGATTCTAATATTTTCGATATTGGGATGGCCTCCCTGCAGAGCTATTTTGTGCTTGTTCCGTGGCTGCTGATGTTTATTATTCCTGCACTTTCTATGAAAACTTTTGCGGAGGAACAGCAGACGGGAACACTGAGCTGGCTGTTTTCCCAGCCTTTAAAAGTTTCAGACCTCGTAACAGGTAAATTTCTTTCAGTGTGGATCGTCGGGGTTTTATGCCTTATTCCATCACTGATTTATCTCTATACCGTATATGTTCTGGGTG
The Chryseobacterium sp. W4I1 DNA segment above includes these coding regions:
- the kbl gene encoding glycine C-acetyltransferase; translated protein: MISEKYLQHLQNELQNIENDGLFKKERIITSQQSAEIEANGKKLLNFCANNYLGLSNNPEVMKASQDMIESHGYGMSSVRFICGTQDIHKQLEKKIADFLGLEDTILYAACFDANGGVFEPLFTEEDAIISDELNHASIIDGVRLCKSARYRYKNNNMADLEAQLIAASEKDHRFKIIVTDGVFSMDGIVADLKGVCDLADKYNALVMVDDSHATGFIGKTGRGTHEANEVMGRVDIITSTLGKALGGALGGFTSGKKEIIDMLRQRSRPYLFSNSLAPGIVGAALKVLDMISEDTSLRDQVMENAEYFRKEMVARGFDIPEGDAAIVPVMLYDAPLAQKMAEKLMDEGIYVIGFFYPVVPKGKARIRVQLSAAHTKEHLDKAIAGFEKVGKELGVIS
- a CDS encoding ABC transporter permease, coding for MIAILKKELWSYFGNWSAWVIIGAFSLITALFLFFFENDSNIFDIGMASLQSYFVLVPWLLMFIIPALSMKTFAEEQQTGTLSWLFSQPLKVSDLVTGKFLSVWIVGVLCLIPSLIYLYTVYVLGVPAGNIDLGMTFGSYIGLIVLIAAFAGVGILASSLSQNQIMAYLLGVFMCFIMYFGIEQLASYKLLGGADFILQNIGFYQHFLGFTRGLIDLKDVAYFILIIGATLLLSNHFITKKK
- a CDS encoding CopD family protein, giving the protein MLYTIIKALHIIFMVSYFAGIFYLVRIFVYYKDTDEFAEEKKKILREQYTFMARRLWNIITVPAGIIMAVCGIVMIFLNTGLMKMPWFHLKLTFLIGLAIYHYWCWKKVLKLKELNGETIETPNIKLRQANEIATFILFLVVFTVILKSSVIEYWWQLITGFFVLVFLIMMTVKLVNKNKKNK
- a CDS encoding cupin-like domain-containing protein is translated as MRLTPIEKVKKISSESFINNHMKPGFPVVMEDFVDPESPAFKKWNYAYFKEIAGDHEINIYGSELESLDKVASSPVGQTSFSEYLDMISTAPTENRLFLFNLLNIRPELKNDIHYNDVTNGKILKWLPFMFFGGEGSITRNHIDIDMSHVFITQFQGIKRIWLFPWKQSDLMYKLPYNFHSLPNIKDPDYREFPALLYLDGYEAVLKPGETLYIPSGWWHYIQYETEGYSVSVRALPSSLLEKWRGFKNMVVTRNFDNIMRKIFKEKWFRYKVKTARKRAAIAVKKHKSFLI